From Calothrix sp. PCC 6303, a single genomic window includes:
- the hpnH gene encoding adenosyl-hopene transferase HpnH, which translates to MGIHLPEAIAVGQYLVTQRLKGRKRFPLILMLEPLFRCNLACSGCGKIQHAPEILKQNLTPEQCFAAVEECGAPIVSIPGGEPLMHPQIDEIVKGLIARKKFIYLCTNGLLLEKSLDKFQASQYFSFSVHLDGLRDWHDTCVDRRGVFDTAVKAIKAAKARGFRVATNTTIFQGANPQQMQEFFDFLSDLGVDGMTISPGYSYEWAPDQDHFLKREQTRALFREILAPFRAGDKKWNFANSPLFLDFLTGEQDYECTPWGSPSYSVLGWQKPCYLLNEGHYNSFQELLDHTNWNNYGRASGNPKCADCMVHCGYEPTAATESMQPSNIGRSVMGLLGIG; encoded by the coding sequence ATGGGAATCCATCTACCAGAAGCGATCGCAGTTGGTCAGTATTTAGTCACCCAACGCCTAAAAGGACGTAAACGCTTCCCTCTAATTTTGATGTTGGAACCACTATTCCGCTGCAACCTTGCTTGTTCTGGTTGCGGAAAAATCCAACATGCACCCGAAATTCTTAAACAAAATCTTACCCCCGAACAATGTTTTGCCGCAGTTGAAGAATGTGGCGCTCCCATAGTTTCTATCCCCGGTGGGGAACCTTTGATGCACCCACAAATAGACGAAATTGTCAAGGGCTTAATTGCTCGGAAAAAGTTTATTTATCTCTGCACCAACGGCTTATTGTTAGAAAAAAGCTTAGACAAGTTTCAGGCATCCCAATATTTTAGTTTCAGCGTTCATCTTGATGGGTTACGGGATTGGCACGATACCTGTGTAGATAGAAGAGGTGTGTTTGATACCGCTGTCAAAGCTATTAAAGCCGCTAAAGCACGAGGTTTTCGCGTTGCTACTAATACCACTATATTTCAAGGTGCTAATCCCCAACAGATGCAGGAATTCTTTGATTTCCTCAGTGATTTGGGCGTAGATGGGATGACCATTTCCCCAGGATACAGTTACGAATGGGCACCAGATCAAGATCATTTTCTCAAACGTGAACAAACACGCGCTCTCTTCCGTGAAATTCTTGCACCATTTAGAGCAGGTGACAAAAAGTGGAATTTTGCTAACAGTCCCCTATTTTTAGATTTCCTCACCGGAGAACAAGATTATGAATGCACTCCTTGGGGAAGTCCAAGTTACAGTGTTTTAGGTTGGCAGAAACCCTGTTATTTATTAAATGAAGGACATTACAACAGCTTCCAAGAATTATTAGATCATACCAACTGGAATAATTACGGACGTGCTAGCGGAAATCCCAAATGTGCTGATTGTATGGTTCACTGTGGTTATGAACCCACCGCAGCAACAGAATCTATGCAACCTAGTAATATTGGGCGCTCAGTCATGGGATTATTAGGTATTGGCTAA